A genomic segment from Glycine max cultivar Williams 82 chromosome 1, Glycine_max_v4.0, whole genome shotgun sequence encodes:
- the LOC100306451 gene encoding alpha-amylase inhibitor/lipid transfer/seed storage family protein precursor — translation MNLKDSKLICSFILLNFLFFSCFAADNLPCPPKSTIPPSSSPQKCPKDTLKFGVCGSWLGLVKEVIGTKPSEECCILLKGLADLEAALCLCTAIKANVLGAVKVKVHVAVSLLVNACGKKVPSGFVCA, via the coding sequence ATGAATCTAAAGGATTCAAAGTTGATTTGCTCTTTCATActgcttaattttcttttcttcagttGTTTTGCAGCTGATAATCTCCCGTGCCCTCCAAAATCTACTATCCCACCTTCCTCTTCACCGCAGAAATGCCCCAAAGACACGCTCAAGTTTGGTGTGTGTGGAAGTTGGTTAGGCTTGGTTAAAGAAGTAATTGGGACAAAACCAAGTGAAGAGTGCTGCATCCTTTTGAAAGGTCTCGCTGATCTTGAAGCAGCACTGTGTTTGTGCACAGCTATTAAAGCCAATGTGTTGGGAGCTGTCAAGGTCAAAGTGCATGTTGCTGTTAGTTTGCTTGTTAATGCTTGTGGAAAGAAGGTTCCATCTGGATTTGTATGTGCTTAG